The following proteins are co-located in the Frigidibacter mobilis genome:
- a CDS encoding sugar phosphate isomerase/epimerase family protein, with the protein MTPLKIGACLRSAEVAAHRAWLFEAERDIELQDFMTHAALGAERADRIAAAKAALAGHTGRVGVHGPYEGLDIDNKDAELRPLITARFLRALEAAEAVGARQMVLHSPYRAWFQNNRLAAPGYPEAKLDRIHDVLDPVVRQAEAAGITLVIENIEDVDPATRRGLVESFASPAVALSIDTGHAQLARRMSGAPPVDYFVRDAGALLAHVHLQDVDGHADRHWAPGEGEIEWAGVFRALAECQGAPHLVLELRDKTEIPKGFAYLEALGLAV; encoded by the coding sequence ATGACTCCCCTGAAGATCGGCGCCTGCCTGCGCAGCGCCGAAGTTGCGGCCCACCGGGCATGGCTGTTCGAGGCCGAACGCGACATCGAATTGCAGGACTTCATGACCCATGCCGCCCTTGGCGCCGAACGCGCGGATCGCATCGCCGCGGCGAAAGCGGCGCTGGCCGGCCATACCGGCCGGGTCGGGGTTCATGGGCCCTATGAAGGGCTCGACATCGACAACAAGGATGCCGAGCTGCGCCCGCTGATTACGGCACGGTTCCTGCGCGCGCTGGAAGCTGCCGAAGCGGTCGGGGCGCGGCAGATGGTGCTGCATTCGCCCTACCGCGCCTGGTTCCAGAACAACCGGCTGGCAGCGCCCGGCTACCCCGAGGCCAAGCTGGACCGGATCCATGACGTGCTGGACCCGGTGGTCAGACAGGCCGAGGCGGCAGGGATCACCCTCGTGATCGAGAATATCGAGGATGTCGATCCCGCCACCCGCCGCGGCCTGGTGGAAAGCTTCGCCAGCCCCGCGGTCGCCCTGTCCATCGACACCGGTCATGCGCAGCTGGCGCGCCGGATGTCCGGCGCCCCGCCGGTGGATTACTTCGTGCGGGATGCCGGCGCGCTGCTGGCCCATGTGCATCTGCAGGATGTCGATGGCCATGCAGACCGCCACTGGGCACCCGGCGAAGGCGAGATCGAATGGGCCGGCGTTTTCCGCGCCCTGGCCGAGTGCCAGGGCGCGCCGCATCTGGTGCTTGAACTGCGCGACAAGACCGAGATCCCGAAAGGCTTTGCCTATCTGGAAGCCCTGGGGCTCGCAGTCTGA
- a CDS encoding alpha-D-ribose 1-methylphosphonate 5-triphosphate diphosphatase, whose amino-acid sequence MWLSDFRVVTPDAVIERGSVRIEAGRIAEIARAPMPGAAMTGDGLLLMPGFVDMHGDMVEREVEPRPNVRMPLELGLRDLDRRLAAAGVTTAYAAVSFHPGSAYGHIRHFDNTSAIIRALKAMGDVLKVDHKVHARFEITFPDALRVVEGLIAEGAVDLVSLTDHTPGQGQYRDLEAHVARIARDKGLSLSEAEGEVSRRINEKRGAAGDMAATLRAISDTCRAHGVALASHDDDTVEKVALMQGLGAGISEFPVTVEAATEARARGLATAMGAPNALRGKSYSGNLSARDAHGAGLLDIMASDYHPSALLPAVLELAKADPAGLAGSARLATLNPALALGLMDRGAIAPGMLADLLIADDSGVGHVRTTLRAGRKIYSDGSVMLARAA is encoded by the coding sequence ATGTGGCTGTCTGACTTCCGGGTGGTGACACCCGATGCGGTGATCGAGCGCGGTTCCGTCCGCATCGAGGCTGGCCGCATCGCCGAGATCGCCCGCGCACCGATGCCGGGCGCGGCGATGACCGGCGATGGTCTGCTGCTGATGCCCGGCTTTGTCGACATGCATGGCGATATGGTCGAGCGCGAGGTGGAACCCCGCCCCAATGTGCGGATGCCGCTGGAGCTTGGCCTGCGCGATCTGGACCGGCGGCTTGCGGCGGCCGGCGTGACGACGGCCTATGCCGCGGTGTCATTTCATCCCGGGTCCGCCTATGGCCATATCCGGCATTTCGACAACACCAGCGCCATCATCCGCGCGCTGAAGGCGATGGGCGATGTGCTGAAGGTGGATCACAAGGTTCACGCGCGGTTCGAGATCACCTTCCCGGATGCGCTGCGCGTGGTGGAAGGGCTGATCGCCGAAGGTGCGGTGGATCTGGTCTCGCTGACCGATCACACGCCGGGGCAGGGCCAGTACCGCGATCTCGAGGCGCATGTGGCGCGGATCGCCCGTGACAAGGGTCTGAGCCTGTCCGAGGCAGAGGGCGAGGTCAGCCGGCGGATCAACGAAAAGCGCGGGGCCGCGGGCGACATGGCCGCCACGCTGCGCGCGATTTCCGACACCTGCCGCGCGCATGGCGTGGCGCTGGCCAGCCATGATGACGATACTGTGGAAAAGGTCGCGCTGATGCAGGGGCTTGGCGCGGGGATCAGCGAGTTTCCGGTAACGGTCGAGGCAGCAACCGAGGCGCGGGCGCGTGGGCTGGCCACGGCGATGGGCGCGCCCAATGCGCTGCGCGGCAAGTCCTATTCCGGCAACCTGTCGGCGCGGGATGCACATGGCGCGGGGCTGCTGGACATCATGGCCTCGGACTATCATCCCTCGGCGCTGCTGCCGGCTGTTCTTGAGCTGGCCAAGGCCGATCCGGCTGGTCTTGCCGGGTCCGCCCGGCTGGCGACGCTGAACCCGGCGCTGGCGCTGGGGCTGATGGACCGCGGGGCGATTGCGCCAGGGATGCTGGCCGATCTGCTGATTGCCGATGACAGCGGCGTCGGCCATGTGCGCACCACCCTGCGGGCGGGGCGCAAGATCTATTCCGATGGATCGGTCATGTTGGCACGGGCCGCCTGA
- a CDS encoding phosphonate C-P lyase system protein PhnL, producing the protein MTPVLEVENLTKHFQMHHLGQRLHAFAGISFTLHAGEFLLLRGPNGVGKSTLLRTLYRSYLPRAGHIWYHTTEGRIDLARAADVDIALLRRREIGFVTQFLIARPRVAAEDIVAEPLRRAGIPATEAVEEARRWLAEFGVKRDLWRAYPTTFSGGEQQKVNLARALILPQRLLLLDEPTASLDAGARAALIRRLADLKAAGVAMIGVFHHPGDVAGLIDREIELTANEVPEDVAV; encoded by the coding sequence ATGACTCCCGTTCTTGAGGTCGAGAACCTGACCAAGCACTTCCAGATGCACCATCTGGGCCAGCGCCTGCACGCCTTCGCGGGCATCAGCTTCACCCTGCACGCAGGCGAATTTTTGCTGCTGCGCGGGCCGAACGGGGTGGGCAAGTCCACGCTGCTGCGCACGCTCTACCGCAGCTATCTGCCGCGGGCCGGACATATCTGGTATCACACCACCGAGGGCCGGATCGACCTGGCGCGGGCGGCCGATGTGGATATCGCCCTGCTGCGGCGGCGCGAGATCGGCTTTGTCACGCAGTTCCTGATCGCGCGGCCAAGGGTGGCGGCCGAGGATATCGTGGCCGAACCGCTGCGCCGCGCGGGCATTCCCGCCACCGAGGCTGTGGAGGAAGCCCGCCGCTGGCTGGCCGAATTCGGCGTCAAGCGCGATCTTTGGCGGGCCTATCCCACCACCTTCTCGGGCGGCGAGCAGCAGAAGGTGAACCTGGCTCGCGCGCTGATCCTGCCGCAGCGGTTGCTGCTGCTGGACGAGCCGACCGCCTCGCTCGATGCGGGCGCGCGGGCGGCGCTGATCCGGCGGCTGGCCGATCTGAAGGCGGCAGGCGTGGCGATGATCGGGGTGTTTCACCACCCGGGCGACGTGGCCGGGCTGATCGACCGCGAGATTGAATTGACGGCAAATGAGGTGCCCGAAGATGTGGCTGTCTGA
- a CDS encoding ATP-binding cassette domain-containing protein, translated as MTAALALRAPQLMTTPPLLTMTGVSRRYGDVVALDDVSALVYPGEVLGIVGESGSGKSTLLRMMNLEDSPDAGDYRLALPDLPGNLFELDRFARRMLCATRIGIVYQNPHLGLLMKNSSSGNVAERLLIAGERSFAALRSRAREALDASEFPLERMDARPIELSGGMQQRVQLAKAIALEPALLLLDEPTTGLDVSVQALVLDTLKRLQRDRAITMVIVSHDLGVIRTMADRVMVMRRGRVVEQGLADQIFQDPQHDYTQQLVHAKL; from the coding sequence ATGACTGCTGCCCTTGCACTGCGCGCCCCGCAGCTGATGACCACGCCGCCCCTGCTGACGATGACCGGCGTGTCGCGCCGCTATGGCGACGTGGTGGCGCTGGATGACGTGTCGGCCCTGGTCTATCCCGGCGAGGTGCTGGGGATCGTCGGCGAAAGCGGGTCGGGAAAATCGACCCTTCTGCGGATGATGAACCTGGAAGACAGCCCCGACGCGGGCGACTACCGGCTTGCGCTGCCCGATCTGCCCGGCAATCTGTTCGAGCTTGACCGTTTCGCGCGCCGGATGCTCTGCGCCACGCGCATCGGCATCGTCTACCAGAACCCGCATCTGGGCCTGCTGATGAAGAACAGCTCCAGCGGCAACGTGGCCGAGCGGCTGCTGATCGCCGGAGAGCGCAGCTTTGCCGCCCTACGTTCCCGCGCCCGCGAGGCGCTGGACGCATCGGAGTTTCCGTTGGAGCGGATGGACGCGCGGCCCATCGAGCTTTCGGGCGGGATGCAGCAGCGGGTACAACTGGCCAAGGCGATCGCGCTGGAACCGGCGCTGCTGCTGCTGGATGAACCGACCACCGGGCTCGATGTCTCGGTGCAGGCGCTGGTGCTCGACACGCTGAAGCGCCTGCAGCGCGACCGGGCTATCACGATGGTGATCGTTTCGCACGATCTTGGCGTGATCCGCACGATGGCCGACCGGGTGATGGTGATGCGGCGCGGCCGCGTGGTGGAGCAGGGGCTGGCCGACCAGATCTTCCAGGACCCGCAACACGACTACACCCAGCAACTCGTCCATGCGAAACTGTGA
- a CDS encoding alpha-D-ribose 1-methylphosphonate 5-phosphate C-P-lyase PhnJ, with the protein MTIATLTKPWEAFSYGFLDASAKRELRRKMLKAIAVPGCQMPYASREVPMARGWGTGGLQVTLTLLKPSSVVKVIDQGADDSVNAASIRSFLSKVSGAAETWDTLAATLIQSRHRIPEERLRADQVLVLQVPNPEPLRPVEPNMSVARQMHADADYGRLWLILYEQIVRSGRIMQGASYPALVNGRHVMTPSPIPRWDLPKLHMAQHLTFLSAGREKRLYAVPPFTRVEPLVFSDVPYQVEDHGALTCHRSGVAGYFMNEIPQDSGGSVFELSDSNLGIKAIRRRDGEDVALGATWYENGKMPK; encoded by the coding sequence ATGACCATTGCCACGCTGACAAAACCCTGGGAGGCCTTCTCCTACGGCTTCCTTGACGCCTCTGCCAAGCGCGAACTGCGCCGCAAGATGCTCAAGGCCATTGCCGTGCCCGGCTGCCAGATGCCCTATGCCAGCCGCGAGGTGCCGATGGCGCGCGGCTGGGGCACCGGCGGGTTGCAGGTCACGCTGACTCTGCTCAAGCCGTCCTCGGTGGTGAAGGTGATCGACCAAGGCGCCGATGACAGCGTCAACGCCGCCTCGATCCGGTCGTTCCTGTCCAAGGTGTCGGGCGCGGCCGAGACATGGGACACGCTGGCCGCGACCCTGATCCAGAGCCGCCACCGCATCCCCGAGGAAAGGCTTCGCGCCGATCAGGTGCTGGTGCTGCAGGTGCCGAACCCCGAACCGCTGCGCCCGGTGGAGCCGAACATGTCCGTCGCCCGCCAGATGCACGCCGATGCCGATTACGGCCGGCTGTGGCTGATCCTCTACGAGCAGATCGTGCGCTCGGGCCGGATCATGCAGGGCGCCTCCTATCCGGCGCTGGTGAACGGCCGGCATGTGATGACGCCCTCGCCGATCCCCCGCTGGGATCTGCCGAAACTGCACATGGCACAGCATCTGACCTTCCTGTCGGCAGGGCGCGAAAAGCGGCTCTACGCGGTGCCGCCCTTCACCCGGGTGGAGCCGCTGGTATTTTCCGACGTGCCCTATCAGGTCGAGGATCATGGCGCGCTGACCTGCCACCGCTCGGGCGTCGCGGGCTACTTCATGAACGAGATCCCGCAGGATAGCGGCGGATCGGTGTTCGAGCTGTCGGACAGCAACCTTGGCATCAAGGCGATCCGCCGGCGCGATGGCGAGGATGTCGCCCTCGGGGCCACCTGGTATGAAAACGGAAAGATGCCGAAATGA
- a CDS encoding carbon-phosphorus lyase complex subunit PhnI — MAYVATRGGERAIEQSERLYRAELGQIDAGRVQELRKALPMLIDRVMGEASLYEPDLAALALAQSGGDLYEAVLLLRAWRTTQPRLGIAAPVMQDQLFTHRRISAAFKDIPGGQILGPSLDYAHRLLATDVLQGRPYSPAPVEPAPTPAPALQPSLAAWQKAQGLVADPARAEVAPDDIPDLTREPLLFPAKRAHTLQSLARADTGGMLALGYSAMRGYGNAHPTVNELRLAEAELRVRHPRGTEFSAGRVKVSQAEVTSKGRSGLLELGFCATLGWNEVKVISGATLDLNAPGASKGSPVEEEFFLYHTEPVEASGFCIHFKLPHYVTFQSSLDALRGAKATADKTPAPIQPEQVPA; from the coding sequence ATGGCCTATGTAGCTACCCGCGGCGGCGAGCGGGCCATCGAACAGTCCGAACGGCTGTACCGTGCCGAACTGGGCCAGATCGACGCCGGGCGCGTGCAGGAATTGCGGAAGGCGCTGCCGATGCTGATCGACCGGGTGATGGGCGAGGCCTCGCTTTACGAGCCGGACCTTGCGGCGCTGGCACTGGCGCAATCGGGCGGAGACCTGTACGAGGCCGTGCTCTTGCTGCGCGCCTGGCGGACGACGCAGCCGCGGCTCGGCATTGCCGCGCCGGTGATGCAGGACCAGCTTTTCACCCACCGGCGAATTTCGGCGGCGTTCAAGGACATTCCCGGCGGGCAGATCCTGGGGCCGAGTCTCGACTATGCCCACCGCCTGCTGGCAACCGACGTCTTGCAGGGCCGCCCCTACAGCCCGGCCCCGGTCGAGCCCGCGCCCACCCCTGCCCCGGCGCTGCAGCCCTCGCTGGCGGCCTGGCAAAAGGCGCAAGGCCTGGTGGCCGATCCGGCCCGGGCCGAGGTCGCCCCCGATGATATCCCCGACCTGACGCGCGAACCGCTGCTGTTCCCCGCCAAGCGCGCCCACACGCTGCAAAGCCTGGCGCGGGCCGATACCGGGGGCATGCTCGCGCTCGGCTATTCGGCGATGCGCGGCTATGGCAATGCCCACCCCACCGTGAACGAGTTGCGCCTGGCCGAGGCGGAACTGCGGGTGCGCCATCCGCGCGGCACCGAGTTTTCGGCGGGCCGGGTGAAGGTGTCGCAGGCGGAAGTCACCTCCAAGGGCAGGTCCGGCCTGCTGGAACTGGGCTTCTGCGCCACCCTTGGCTGGAACGAGGTCAAGGTGATCTCGGGTGCCACGCTGGACCTCAACGCCCCCGGCGCCTCCAAGGGATCGCCGGTGGAGGAGGAGTTCTTCCTCTATCACACCGAACCCGTCGAGGCCTCGGGCTTCTGCATCCACTTCAAGCTGCCCCATTACGTGACCTTCCAGTCCTCGCTCGATGCGCTGCGCGGGGCCAAGGCGACCGCGGACAAGACGCCGGCGCCGATCCAGCCAGAACAGGTGCCCGCATGA
- the phnH gene encoding phosphonate C-P lyase system protein PhnH — protein MTPLATTPVPDDFETRTNATFEALMWALSRPGTVQVLPAPGMAGIAEALLDRECRVFCDDPALAERIAPFGAAQVPVPLADHAFLSLADAEALVRLGQVPVGSDLYPDQGATVVAPATFGAGQRLRLTGPGIESFVDISLGGLAPGLWPLRAARCRYPAGFDLFLVCGAEVIGLPRSTMIEVL, from the coding sequence ATGACCCCGCTTGCCACCACCCCGGTGCCGGACGATTTCGAGACGCGGACCAACGCGACGTTCGAGGCGCTGATGTGGGCCCTGTCGCGCCCCGGCACGGTGCAGGTCCTGCCCGCCCCGGGTATGGCCGGCATCGCCGAAGCGCTGCTGGACCGCGAATGCCGGGTGTTCTGCGACGATCCTGCGCTGGCCGAGCGGATTGCACCCTTCGGCGCCGCACAGGTGCCGGTGCCGCTGGCCGACCATGCCTTCCTGTCGTTGGCGGATGCCGAGGCATTGGTACGGCTGGGGCAGGTGCCGGTGGGGTCCGACCTTTACCCCGATCAGGGGGCAACCGTGGTGGCGCCCGCCACCTTCGGGGCCGGACAGAGGCTGCGGCTGACCGGGCCGGGCATAGAGAGCTTTGTCGATATCTCCCTTGGCGGACTTGCACCGGGGCTCTGGCCGTTGCGTGCGGCGCGGTGCCGCTATCCGGCGGGGTTTGATCTGTTTCTGGTCTGCGGTGCCGAGGTGATCGGCCTGCCGCGCTCTACCATGATCGAGGTGCTGTAA
- the phnG gene encoding phosphonate C-P lyase system protein PhnG produces MFDQTDEKTPPFDHGPLLEILARADATRLVALAERLLPDLGAVEVIQSRTGLVMLPMRDTVQGTDFHLGEVLVAEAHIRAAGTEGYGMVVGRDLERAMAMAVVDAAASLGQTPEIRSFLQHEAATLAAADTARLCRVEATRVDMETF; encoded by the coding sequence GTGTTTGACCAGACCGACGAAAAGACCCCTCCATTCGACCACGGCCCCCTGCTGGAGATTCTGGCGCGGGCCGATGCGACCCGTCTGGTGGCGCTGGCAGAGCGCCTGCTGCCGGACCTCGGCGCGGTCGAGGTGATCCAGAGCCGCACCGGTCTTGTGATGTTGCCGATGCGCGACACCGTGCAGGGCACCGACTTCCACCTGGGCGAGGTGCTGGTGGCCGAGGCGCATATCCGCGCGGCAGGCACCGAGGGCTATGGAATGGTCGTGGGCCGCGATCTGGAACGCGCGATGGCGATGGCCGTGGTCGATGCCGCCGCCAGCCTTGGACAAACGCCGGAGATCCGCAGCTTCCTGCAGCACGAAGCTGCTACGCTCGCCGCCGCCGACACCGCGCGCCTTTGCCGGGTCGAAGCGACCCGCGTTGATATGGAGACCTTCTGA
- the phnF gene encoding phosphonate metabolism transcriptional regulator PhnF produces the protein MGRDNWKIIRDRISADISGGQLEPGMQLPTESQLCQTFQAGRHSVRRAVAALAVEGKLRVEQGRGTFVQAAPLISYHIGRRTRFRQNLLEQGVSPAGEQLADSIVVAPAAVAAALSLPEGSAVHRLLRRGLADGVPISIGLSYHCATRFPDLGARRSAGESVTDIYRSHGIPDYFRKSTTIFTRRPTEDEASLLMQHPDQPVVVMQKTDVDAGGLPIGYSEAVWAGDRVQFTFDNQDEGPEAPESARGV, from the coding sequence ATGGGACGGGACAATTGGAAGATCATCCGTGACCGGATTTCTGCGGATATCTCTGGCGGGCAGCTTGAGCCGGGAATGCAATTGCCCACCGAATCGCAGCTTTGCCAGACCTTTCAGGCCGGGCGGCATTCGGTTCGGCGGGCTGTAGCGGCGCTGGCCGTCGAGGGCAAGTTGCGCGTCGAACAGGGCCGTGGAACCTTTGTGCAGGCAGCGCCGCTCATCAGCTATCATATCGGGCGTCGCACCCGGTTTCGCCAGAACCTGCTGGAGCAGGGCGTGTCCCCCGCGGGAGAGCAGCTGGCGGATTCCATCGTCGTTGCGCCGGCCGCGGTTGCCGCGGCTCTTTCCCTTCCCGAAGGCAGCGCCGTGCACCGGCTGCTGCGCCGCGGCCTCGCCGATGGGGTGCCGATCAGCATCGGCCTGTCCTACCACTGTGCAACACGCTTTCCAGACCTTGGCGCGCGACGCAGCGCCGGCGAGTCGGTGACCGATATCTACCGGAGCCACGGCATCCCGGACTACTTCCGCAAGAGTACTACCATCTTCACCCGCCGTCCCACCGAGGACGAGGCCTCGCTGCTGATGCAGCACCCCGACCAGCCGGTCGTGGTGATGCAGAAGACCGACGTGGACGCTGGCGGCCTGCCCATCGGCTATTCCGAGGCGGTCTGGGCCGGCGACCGGGTGCAATTCACCTTCGACAACCAGGATGAGGGCCCGGAGGCCCCGGAAAGCGCCCGCGGTGTTTGA
- a CDS encoding TonB-dependent receptor, producing MAGKVRGRRPLGLLSSTIVIAAGISFPAPQAAVAQTASQTYQFDISAKPIRQALHDIVRASNLDVVFLETPSASAVGNPVHGTLTPQQAIAGLLNGTGLSYHFTGPNAVTIADSNASAQAEHSSADGSTRLDPIIVKIGNGASVYAPYQTGAPTAHIPAQTIERYRGANASDMFRGTPGVMSGDARNSGSAVDVNVRGMQGMGRVNVTIDGAMNSTTVYQGYQGISNRSFVDPDFVAGIDITKGSDAQSRGIAGTVSMRTLDASDIVKDGKSFGFRLKGDFGTNTSKPNAGDKAGYSIANPIGSTNDPTSGFGSAVPSQTGMDRPSLLTPTQGSRSFIAAFQKEEFDLLLGYAQRKRGNYHAGKHGSHADPVSTGPRPFCYSSGNCPSYLTYRDVVENRGLVNYRAGEEVLNTELETRSFLGKGTLRFGDGHSLQLGYMWTDTEAGDVLASRLATNETQAVQQAQTVGAQLKTFTLKHRWEPADSDLIKLSTNLWHTDLRFRNPRRAGTQWSQYQPGMFGLPADYRVGTNNVMWGGDISNTSAFDLPAGALSLTYGLSYLHEDTRPSPFSQLLEDWLVIRDGNRQEAAAFVKGQWETTDWLTVNAGLRYQHFSSKDRTGADTVGNFSPDDPRGQRLSGSGWSPSIGVTFEPLDGTQVYVNYSDAQRMPSLFETLTGYSTAFNPALKPERSRNWEVGTNFTHDSAFALGDKAMLKLGYFNWDVKNYLSREYTTLVHPEYGYSYETMRVYNIDRAKFEGIELSARYERGGFTADLAANYYLDVEFCKTAATCDSRSLYADYATNQIPPKYTVSLTASQKLLEDSLTLGGRVSRTGSRAIGHGEVTAQGASAFISQVEWKPYTLVDIFAEYEVNDYLTGSFRVENLTDQFYIDPLNIVTQPGPGRTVYASLTAEF from the coding sequence ATGGCGGGTAAGGTGAGGGGACGCAGGCCGTTGGGTCTGCTGTCGTCGACGATTGTGATTGCGGCGGGGATCAGCTTCCCTGCTCCGCAGGCAGCAGTCGCGCAGACGGCTTCTCAGACATATCAGTTCGACATTTCGGCCAAGCCCATCCGCCAGGCCCTCCACGACATCGTTCGTGCATCCAATCTCGATGTGGTGTTTCTGGAAACGCCCTCCGCCTCTGCGGTGGGCAACCCCGTTCACGGGACGCTGACACCACAACAGGCGATTGCCGGACTTCTGAACGGTACCGGGCTCTCGTATCATTTCACTGGCCCCAATGCCGTGACGATTGCCGACAGCAATGCTTCCGCCCAGGCGGAGCACTCTTCGGCGGACGGCTCTACGCGCCTTGATCCGATTATCGTGAAGATCGGCAACGGAGCCTCGGTCTACGCTCCCTACCAGACGGGGGCCCCCACGGCCCACATTCCGGCACAGACCATCGAGCGATATCGGGGTGCCAATGCGTCAGACATGTTCCGGGGCACACCGGGGGTGATGTCCGGGGATGCACGGAACTCGGGCAGCGCGGTCGACGTCAACGTCCGCGGGATGCAGGGCATGGGTCGGGTCAATGTAACCATTGACGGTGCGATGAATTCGACAACTGTCTACCAGGGCTATCAGGGCATCTCGAACCGCAGTTTCGTGGATCCGGACTTCGTTGCCGGTATCGACATCACGAAGGGATCGGATGCGCAATCCAGGGGGATTGCGGGTACGGTTTCGATGCGCACGCTCGATGCGTCGGACATCGTCAAGGATGGCAAGAGCTTCGGCTTCCGGCTCAAGGGTGATTTCGGCACCAACACCAGCAAGCCCAATGCTGGAGACAAGGCCGGCTATAGCATCGCTAACCCGATCGGATCGACCAATGACCCGACCTCGGGTTTTGGCAGCGCCGTGCCCTCGCAGACAGGGATGGACCGTCCCTCGCTGTTGACACCCACCCAAGGCTCGCGCAGCTTCATAGCCGCCTTCCAGAAGGAGGAGTTCGACCTGCTCCTGGGCTATGCGCAGCGCAAGCGTGGCAATTACCACGCCGGCAAGCACGGCTCCCATGCCGATCCCGTAAGCACCGGCCCGCGCCCCTTCTGCTATTCCTCGGGAAACTGCCCGTCCTACCTGACCTACCGGGATGTCGTGGAAAACCGGGGCCTGGTGAACTACCGCGCTGGTGAAGAGGTGCTGAACACCGAGCTCGAGACGCGGTCGTTTCTGGGCAAGGGCACGCTCAGGTTCGGCGACGGCCACTCGCTGCAACTGGGGTACATGTGGACCGATACCGAGGCCGGCGATGTTCTGGCCTCGCGCCTTGCAACGAATGAAACGCAGGCCGTCCAGCAAGCGCAGACGGTTGGCGCGCAACTGAAGACATTCACGCTCAAGCATCGGTGGGAACCTGCCGACAGCGACCTGATAAAGCTGAGCACCAATCTGTGGCATACCGATCTTCGGTTCCGCAATCCGCGCCGGGCCGGAACCCAGTGGTCGCAGTACCAACCCGGGATGTTCGGGCTGCCGGCGGACTATCGGGTCGGGACAAACAACGTGATGTGGGGGGGTGACATTTCCAACACCTCGGCCTTCGATCTTCCGGCAGGGGCCCTGTCGCTGACCTATGGTCTCTCGTATCTGCATGAGGATACGCGTCCCAGCCCCTTCTCGCAACTGCTTGAGGACTGGCTGGTCATCCGCGACGGCAACCGGCAAGAGGCGGCCGCCTTCGTCAAGGGGCAGTGGGAGACGACGGACTGGCTGACGGTCAATGCCGGGCTGCGCTATCAGCATTTCAGCAGCAAGGACAGAACCGGGGCAGACACGGTCGGTAACTTCTCTCCCGACGATCCGCGCGGGCAAAGGCTCAGCGGCAGCGGTTGGAGCCCCTCGATCGGCGTGACATTCGAGCCCCTCGACGGCACGCAGGTCTATGTCAACTATTCCGACGCCCAACGCATGCCGTCGCTTTTTGAAACGTTGACCGGGTACAGCACCGCTTTCAACCCGGCGCTCAAACCAGAGCGGTCGCGCAACTGGGAGGTGGGGACGAACTTCACCCACGACAGCGCCTTTGCGCTCGGTGACAAGGCCATGCTGAAACTGGGCTATTTCAACTGGGATGTGAAAAACTATCTGTCCCGTGAATACACGACTCTCGTTCATCCCGAATATGGCTACAGCTATGAGACGATGCGCGTTTATAACATCGACCGCGCGAAATTCGAGGGGATCGAGCTTTCCGCGCGCTACGAGCGCGGCGGCTTCACGGCGGATCTGGCCGCCAACTACTATCTCGACGTCGAGTTCTGCAAGACCGCCGCCACATGCGACAGCAGGTCGCTTTACGCGGATTATGCGACAAACCAGATTCCCCCGAAGTATACGGTCAGCCTGACTGCCTCGCAAAAGCTGCTCGAGGACAGTCTGACCCTTGGCGGGCGAGTGTCGCGCACAGGCTCGCGCGCCATCGGTCATGGCGAGGTGACGGCGCAGGGGGCCAGCGCCTTCATCAGCCAGGTTGAGTGGAAACCCTACACGCTGGTCGATATCTTTGCCGAGTATGAGGTCAATGACTACCTGACGGGGTCGTTCCGCGTGGAGAACTTGACGGACCAGTTCTATATCGACCCCCTCAACATCGTGACCCAGCCGGGGCCGGGGCGCACGGTCTATGCGTCGCTGACGGCGGAGTTCTGA